TAGAATACTTTATCTTCTTTTCAATGATGGAgatcataagaaaatatttggaggCTTCTAATAGCACTAAGCCTGTTATCAAATCTGCCCAAGTTGTTGGAGATAGTAAACAAAGGGAGTTCCATGTGTTCCCAGACATGTattgaatatgaaaatataaataccttTATAAAAATATCGCTTTTAACATTTTAGTCTTAATATTGCTATGGCCAAACAACCAACAGAAACTCTGATTTACTAACAGAAGAGTAAGTATAATAAATTTTGTCTCTTTGATTATAATTCCCTTTGTAGGATATAAGTTATATTTTCTCCTAAGAAAAAACTGAATTTCagtgataatttttatatttttaatgtatctaaGATATATTTATGAgatgtaattttttaagaatCAATTTCCCTGTGTAGATAAATGTCTAGAAGTTTGAATGCATAAGGTATGTAAGCAAATCTGTATCCAACTTAATGTAAGAAATATTTAGGGTAACTTTGGATAGATATTCAACTTCAAATTTGAAATAAAGTGTTTTCATATATGTAGAATTTTATAAGCATGCCCTTGTATTCCTCTTTCCAGCACCAAAAGAACACCATAATGACTGAAATGACAGCATTTCATGACACTCCTGTGCTCATTTAAAGATTTGttagaaagaataacaaaatcaGTTAGTTACAGTTTAGTGTCAGTTTCTTTATTAACTTCTATCATAAAGTAAGTTGcaattatttgggggaaaatagctatattttgaaaattgaataaTAGTTTGAGGGCCAAGTAAGATTTCACAGTGATGCACATTATCTCAGAGATTCAGAGAAGAGATGAAAGGAAGGTGAGTGCGTTGCAAGTATATGAATATTCCTTCTGCATCTCAATTTAATAGTTGTTGAATGAGAGACAAAATTTCCTAAGAGGATTCTAACTCCTGAGTAAACTTTGATCCTGTTAGTGATTTTTCTCTATATCACAAACACTGTGAACAAGGTAAATAGTCCCAAACAATTCTGCACCAATCAGAAGAGAACACAGTAAGTTAAACAATAAAGTGAATTTgcttataaaacaaatgaagtcTGTATGCAAGGGGAAAACGTCAGAAAACCTCAAGGCTTAAGATCTTGATTGTATACTAAAGACATCTGAGTCCCTCCAGGTGTAGCatcaatgaagataaaataattcacTGACTGGAAGATGAAGGAGGGAAGACAAGACAGCCGTCACGTGCGTAGGCAGTAAAGGTAACACAAATTCAGTACAGGTAAtgcaaatattcagaaaaaaaaaaaggctgtgtaGCAGGAGGTAGGGGGAATCAGAAGGGCATAAAGTTCTTCATAAcctaaaaacacaacaaaaccaaaaatccttTGGAACAAAGACCTTGAGTTTTGCTCTAGTGGTTTATAAAGTGaactcaagggatccctgggtggcgcagcggtttggcgcctgcctttggcccggggtgcgatcctggagacccgggatcgaatcccacgtcgggctcccagtgcatggagcctgcttctccctctacctgtgtctctgcctctctctctgtgtgtgactatcataaataaataaaaaaatttttaaaaataaagtgaactcAAGTTATATTAGCACTGTTTTTCTAAAAAGACCCAAAGTGTCAAGAAAAGACATGAAATCGAGGGTTAAATTTTGTGACTTAATTTCTGAGTAGGGAAGAATTTTTTCACCCATAAAATGACACTCTTTCAGTGTCAGTCTCTCAGTAATCTACTTAGTCACATGGGAAAAATCCTAAGCACAGGATAGACTtgaaatgtaaatgtatatataatatatgcttctgttatattataaatataatgaaatataaaactttaatacATTATGTTTTAGAACAGTTAAAATAATCTATAATCTATAAGAAAATCTACCTGAATATCACATACACATCGGAGAGAAGTCAGAAGTCAGTGATGAGAAACGGTACAATAACAACATTCATTCTGCTGGGACTGACAGATGACCCTGAGCTGCAAgttctgatttttatctttctatttctcACCTACACTTTGAGTATAACTGGAAACCTGGCCATCATCATACTCACTTTTGTGGATCCCCACCTTAAAACACCCatgtactttttcttaaaaaatttctctttcttggagATCTCATTCACATCTGCCATTATTCCCAGATATTTGTATAGCATAGCAACGGGTGACAATGTTATTACCTATAATGCTTGTGTCATTCAAGTGTTTTTTACTGACCTCTGTGGAGTATCAGAGTTTTTTCTGCTGGCCGCCAtgtcctatgaccgctatgtTGCCATCTGCAAACCCTTGCATTATGTGATCATAATGAGTAACAGCGTCTGCAGGATTCTCAATATCTGTTGTTGGGTGGCTGGTTTATGTATCATAATCCCACCACTTAGCCTGGgtttaaatctaaaattttgtGACTCTAACATAATTGATCATTTTGGCTGTGATGCATTTCCCTTAGTGAAAATCTCATGTTCAGATACAAGGTTCATGGAATGGACAGTTATAATATGTGCCATAGTGACCTTGAATATGACTCTTACCTGTGTGGTTCTGTCATATGCTTACATCATCAAGACAATTTTTAGATTCCCTTCTGTTCAACAAAGGAAAAAGGCCTTTTCGACGTGTTCTTCCCACATGATTGTGGTATCCATCACCTATGGCACATGCATTTTCATCTATATGAATCctacagcaaaggaaaaagtgaCCATTAATAAAGTGGTTTCACTGCTCATTTCTTCTATTTCACCTACATTGAACCCATTTATTTATACCTTGAGAAACAATCAAGTTAAGAAAGCCTTCGAGGACTCAATCAAAAGAATTGCCTTGCTCTCAACTAAGTAAAaggaaatagtatttttaaaacatctcagAAGCAAGAATAAATGTccacagacattttatttttgaagcctATAATCTTGCTTTTTAATAGTATATACTTCAGTTACATTAATTTCTCAACAGTTTCTTAACTTTGAGCCCTGCTTATACCATTCTTGATTTTTCAACCGATATTTGATACTTTTGCATACCAATTTCTTAAAAACCATTCTGAAGAGAAATTAACTTCATAATATTATTACAATAGATAATAAAAGTTACTCATCAGGAAAATATAGGGTAAAAATTTTTGTAGCTCTTCAATATACTCAATAACAATATCTAAACACATGTGATAAGAATAATTTTAGGTAAAATGTCTAAAATGGATGAATAATCGTATAGTTTAAAATACACGTGAGAAAGAATAGCACTTCTAATATtgagaaaatagacaaaattcaCTATTATGAACACACAGAAACACtggataaaatgtaataaatattctcTTAAATCTATAGCTGAAATCATTACAAAGTTGTAAACAGGAGGTATCAGAAATAAAGATTCAACCAAAAGTAGAGTAATAATCTATAAAGTGACTTGTGGGTCATGAGATGAGCATAGACTGGAGGGTGGGAAAAGGAGATTGCATTATGGATCACAAAGGCTTAGGATTAAAGTCTCAGGATTAGTGGTGAGAGTACTTGGAGAGACAAAATAGCTGCACATTTGGCGAAAGCATGAATTAGAAAACCAAGCCcattttcacagaaaaattactttttttcttaaaaataccatTTGCTACTTACAGAGCTGTGAGTCAAGGAGAAAACATTCCCCAGTGTATTTGATAGCCTGTGCCTCCATCTAATACAAATTAAACTCTTATAGTCCAAATTCTAATAATACCTGAAATGTAAAGAGTTTTACTtacaaagaattgaaaaatacacATTGATATAATTCCTTGGAAATTAAGGAATATACATCAAATTAACTAATTGCTATCTGGAAAGGAATGAAATGCAGACATGCCATCGCAAATTATTCGGAGCACTAAAAAAGCTGTAGTTAGAATTATTATCCTAAATATAtgcattagaaaaaataaatatataaactagcCAAAAAGCGAGGAATCTAtactaatgaattttaaaaaggagaaaacaaaacagaggtaAATGGAAAAGTAACTTACTATGGGTAGAAAATGAAACCgattaaataagttttaaaaattcacaagccagggaagcctgggtggctcagcggttgagcacctgtctttggctcagggcgtgatcctgatccagggatggagtcccacatcaggctccctgtgaggagcctgtgtctcctcctgtctatgtctctgtttctctctgtctctcaggaataaagaaataaaatattttaaaaaacgcTCAAAGGccagttctttaaaaagttaaatagcaTAGATAAACCCCATCCCAATGAATGTAATAAGTAAAAATCAGAACTGCTCCATATTTTATCAGAAGATCTTGGACATGcaataacataagaaaaaataatcatgataaatatgggaaagaataaataaaacaattgcaTTCCcttgattttaaaatcttattcaCATTCTGCTTTTCTGAAATGCAGATATTTCATGCAATGGATGGCATCGACCATTGTTCATAGGCTAATTACTAACATTTTCTTTACACTTAGTGATACATAGTATAATGGCATGCCTTACAATTGACACTGCCTTAAAATTGATGAAATttgacatatcttttttttatactGAGGACATTCTTACATAATAGAAAACTCAAGAAACTCTAGTAGGAAACTAAAGGAATTAGTAAAGGAATTTTGTATCCTAgttgaaaaaaactggaaaatatttaaaaaattaatagactgTAATAGCAACAAGCAACAGGAATTCAATGAGCAAATGTTATTTTGGTCATAAAAGTCAAAAAAGTTTAATTTCCAAAAGGATAAATTTAACTTAAGGAGCtgtttatatataaagtataaaacatcttaaaagaatattaaaatagaacaaaagaaagcCAATACTCTTGGTTGGAAAATTTTAGTATAAGCATGTGTCTGGgtgaatatatagaatatttgtgtatcttagaaatatttacttttatataatcACTGAGCATACaaagtattaaagaaaaagaaattataatgaaGGTTATCTGAAGCAGAAACTAAGAAATGCGATCAGAGAGAAGAATGGGTagaataagacaaaagaaaaaattgaaataaaaacataacccCACTTATATATGAAAGTTTTGGTATATATGTATTTgggtaaaaataaagaagaatctttTTCAAACAActtttcatctacaaaatggtaGAATATTAAATGTCTACTGCCAAGCCAAAAAAACAATGTTGCAGGATTTTTGGTTAACcctagttaaataaaaataaaaattcaaaatgaaagtctctttgtgtatatgtacatgttaTACACATGATTATCTCAAGAAACATAGTAAAAGCACTGGACTATATTGCAGGAAATATACTATTTTTGGAAACCTGGATtccattttgaaaacatttgaaaagctagcatagtattttttttaatttattttttattggtgttcaatttactaacatacagaataacacccagtgcccgtcacccattcacccattcactcccaccccccgccctccgccccttctaccacccctagttcgtttcccagagttagcagtctttacgttctgtctccctttctgatatttcccacacatttcttctccattcccttatattccctttcactattatttatattccccaaatgaatgagaacatataatgtttgtccttctccgactgacttacttcactcagcataataccctccagttccatccacgttgaagcaaatggtgggtatttgtcatttctaatagctgagtaatattccattgtatacataaaccacatcttctttatccattcatctttcgatggacaccgaggctccttccacagcttggctatcgtggccattgctgctataaacatcggggtgcaggtgtcctggcgtttcattgcatttgtatctttggggtaaatccccaacagtgcaattgctgggtcgtagggcaggtatatttttaactgtttgaggaacctccacacagttttccagagtggctgcaccagttcacattcccaccaacagtgtaagagggttcccttttctccgcatcctctccaacatttgttgtttcctgccttgttaattttccccatcctcactggtgtgaggtggtatctcattgtagttttgatttgtatttccctgatggcaagtgatgcagaacattttctcatatgcatgttggccatgtctatgtcttcctctgtgagatttctgttcatgtcttttgcccatttcatgattggattgtttgtttctttggtgttgagtttaataagttctttatagatcttggaaactagccctttatctgatatgtcatttgcaaatatcttctcccattctgtaggttgtctttgagttttgttgacagtatcctatgctgtgcaaaagcttcttatcttgatgaagtcccaatagttcatttttgcttttgtttcttttgccttcgtggatgtatcttgcaagaagttactatggccgagttcaaaaagggtgttgcctgtgttcttctctaggattttgatggaatctggtctcacatttagatctttcatccattttgagtttatctttgtgtatggtgaaagagagtggtctagtttcattcttctgcatgtggatgtccaattttcccagcaccatttattgaagagactgtctttcttccaatggatagtctttcctcctttatcgaatattagttgcccataaagttcagggtccacttctggattctctattctgttccactgatctatgtgtctgtttttgtgccagtaccacactgtcttgatgaccacagctttgtagtacaacctgaaatctggcattgtgatgcccccagatatggttttcttttttaaaattcccctggctattcggagtcttttctgattccacacaaatcttaaaataatttgttctaactctctgaagaaagtccatggtattttgatagggattgcattaaacgtgtatattgccctgggtaacattgacattttcacaatattaattctgctaatccatgagcatggaatatttttccatctctttgtgtcttcctcaatttctttcagaagtgttctatagttttgagggtatagatcttttacatctttggttaggtttattcctaggtatcttatgcttttgggtgcaattgtaaatgggattgactccttaatttctctttcttcagtctcattgttagtgtatagaaatgccactgacttctgggcattgattttgtatcctgccacgctaccgaattgctgtatgagttctagcaatcttggggtggagacttttgggttttctatgtagagtatcatgtcatcggcgaagagggagagtttgacttcttctttgccaatttgaatgcctttaatgtctttttgttgtctgattgctgaggctaggacttccagtactatgttgaacagcagtggtgagagtggacatccctgtcttgttcctgatcttaggggaaaggctcctagtgcttccccattgagaatgatatttgctgtgggcttttcatagatggcttttaagatgtcgaggaatgttccctctatccctacactctgaagagttttgatcaggaatggatgctgtattttgtcaaatgctttctctgcatccaatgagaggatcatatggttcttggtttttctcttactgatatgatgaatcacattgattgttttacgggtgttgaaccagccttgcgtcccagggataaatcctacttggtcatggtgaataattttcttaatgtactgttggatcctattggccagtatcttgttgagaatttttgcatccatgttcatcagggatattggtctgtaattctcctttttggtggggtcgttgtctggctttggaattaaggtgatgctggcttcatagaacgaatttggaagtactccatctctttctctttccaaacagctttaggagaataggtatgatttcttctttaaacgtttgataaaattcccctgggaagccatctggccctggactcttgtgtcttgggaggtttttgatgactgcttcaatttcctccctggttattggcctgttcaggttttctatttcttcctgttccagttttggtagtttgtggctttccaggaatgcgtccatttcttctagatagcctaatttattggcgtatagctgttcataatatgtttttaaaatcgtttgaatttccttggtgttggtagtgatctctcctttctcattcatgattttattaatttgagtcttctctctcttcttttaataaggctgcctattggtttatctatcttattaattctttcaaagaaccaactcctggttctgttgatctgttccacagttcttctggtctcgatttcgttgagttctgctcgaatctttattaactcccttcttctcttgggtgtaggatctatttgctgttttttctctagctcctttatgtgtaaggttagcttttgtatttgagttctttccagtttttgaatggatgcttgtattgcgatgtatttcccccttaggactgcttttgctgcatcccaaagattttgaacggttgtatcttcattctcattagtttccatgaatctttttaattcttccttaatttcctggttgacccttttatcttttagcaggatggtccttaacctccacgtgtttgaggtccttccaaacttcttgttgtgatttagttctaatttcaaggcattatggtccgagaatatgcaggggacaatcccaatcttttggtatcagttcagacccgatttgtgtcccaatatgtggtctattctggagaaagttccatgtgcgcttgagaagaatgtgtattcagttgagtttggatgtaaagttctgtagatatctgtgaaatccatctggtccagtgtatcatttaaagctctcgtttctttggagatgttgtgcttagaagacctatcgagtatagaaagagctagattgaagtcaccaagtataagtgtattattatctaagtatttcttcactttggttaataattgatttatatatttggcagctcccacattcggggcatatatattgaggattgttaagtcctcttgttgaatagatcctttaggtatgagatagtgtccctcttcatctctcactacagtctttggggtaaattttagtttatctgatataaggatggctacccctggtttcttttgaggaccattcgaatggtaaatggttctccaaccttttattttcaggctgtaggtgtccttctgtctaaaatgagtctcttgtagacagcaaatagatgggtcttgcttttttatccagtctgaaaccctgcgccttttgatggggtcattaagcctgttcacattcagagttactattgagagatatgagtttagtgtcatcatgatatctattcagtctttgtttttgtggactgttccactgaacttcttcttaaaggggaattttaagagtcccccttaaaatttcttgcagagctggtttggaggtcacatattcttttagttgctgcctgtcttggaagctctttatctctccttccattttgaatgagagccttgctggataaagtattcttggttgcatgttcttctcatttaggaccctgaatatatcctgccagccctttctggcctgccaggtctctgtggagaggtctgctgttaccctaatactcctccccataaaagtcagggatttcttgtctcttgctgctttaaggatcttctccttatctttggaatttgcaagcttcacaattaaatgtcgaggtgttgaacggtttttattgattttagggggggatctctctatttcctggatctgaatgcctgtttcccttcccagattaggaaagttttcagctagaatttgttcaaatacatattctggccctctgtccctttcggcgccctcgggaaccccaattaaacgtaggtttttcttcctcaggctgtcgtttatttcccttaatctatcttcatggtcttttaattgtctcttttttcctcagtttccctctttgctatcaacttgtcttctaggtcactcactcgttcttccacctcgttaaccctcgtcgttaggacttctagtttggattgcatctcattcaattgatttttcatttctgcctgattagctctaaattctgcagtcatgaagtctcttgagtcctttatacttttttctagagccaccagtaggtgtataatagtgcttctgaattggctttctgacattgaattgtaatccagattttgtaactctgtgggagagaggactgtttctgattctttcttttgaggtgaggttttccttctagtcattttgctcagtgcagagtggccaaaagcaagttgtattgggaaaaagagaaaaagagaggagagaaagaaggaaagaaaagagaaagagaaaaaaaagggaagagaaaaaaaaaacgaaagaaaaaaaaagaagaaaaagagaaagaaaaagaaaggagaaaaaaaggggggggtgggggaaggaaacaaatcaaaaagcaaaacaaaacaaaacaaaaaaacaaaaaaaa
The Canis lupus baileyi chromosome 2, mCanLup2.hap1, whole genome shotgun sequence genome window above contains:
- the LOC140615203 gene encoding olfactory receptor 6C2-like encodes the protein MRNGTITTFILLGLTDDPELQVLIFIFLFLTYTLSITGNLAIIILTFVDPHLKTPMYFFLKNFSFLEISFTSAIIPRYLYSIATGDNVITYNACVIQVFFTDLCGVSEFFLLAAMSYDRYVAICKPLHYVIIMSNSVCRILNICCWVAGLCIIIPPLSLGLNLKFCDSNIIDHFGCDAFPLVKISCSDTRFMEWTVIICAIVTLNMTLTCVVLSYAYIIKTIFRFPSVQQRKKAFSTCSSHMIVVSITYGTCIFIYMNPTAKEKVTINKVVSLLISSISPTLNPFIYTLRNNQVKKAFEDSIKRIALLSTK